Part of the Chitinophaga sp. H8 genome is shown below.
ACTTCCCGGCACCCGGTCAGTAACGACCCAAAAGGGACAAAAATAAAAGCAAAATGGTTGCTATATTTAATCTTTAATCTGATTCTCCGCAAACACACCTAATATTTTTAGTATATTAGCGCTCAAAAAGCAGGGATTATGAACATATTCAGTTTTACGGCTCATTTCGGTTCGGAGGAAGATTGTCGTTTGCATTTCAAGGAGCAGCGTGATAAGGAAGGGGTTGTCTGCAAGCGATGCGGGGGCACTTCCCATTATTGGTTACAGGGTAAATGGAGTTATGAATGCAAAGGTTGCCGTTTCCGCACCTCGTTGCGCAGCGGTACGATCATGGAGAGCTCCAAGCTGCCGTTTCTGGTGTGGTACAAAACGATGTTCCTGATGAGTTGCACAAAAAAGGGATTCTCCACCAACGAACTCCAGAAGCAATTAGGATTGAAGCGTTACGAACCGGTATGGGCGATGGTACACAAACTCCGCAGGGCGATGGGCAACCGGGATGCAAGGTATACACTGGAAGGGATGATAGAACTGGATGAGGGTTACTTTTCGGTGGCCAGTAAGGAAATCGAGCGAGGCAAGGGTACACGTGGCCGGGGAGCCGAGGGAAAGCAGAACGTTGCGGTGATGGCCGAAAGCACCCCGTTGGAAGATATCGAAACGGGCAAAAAGGAGAAGCATGTGCGTTATTTCAAGGCCAGGGTACTGGATAGCCATCAAAGTGAAGGAATCAACGGCGTGGTCAGGGACTGCATGGAGGATGATGCCATCGTATTTTCGGACAAAAGCACTTCTTACGTTGACATCTCCGATCTGGTGGAATTGCACGTCACCGAGAAATCAGACGCCAAAACCACCAAGGAAACACTCAAATGGGTGCATATCGCAATCAGTAATGCAAAACGGACATTGCTGGGCAACTACCATAAAATCAAAAGGAAATACTTACAGTTGTATCTCAACGAGTTTATTTACAAATTAAACAGACGGT
Proteins encoded:
- a CDS encoding IS1595-like element ISBbi1 family transposase, producing the protein MNIFSFTAHFGSEEDCRLHFKEQRDKEGVVCKRCGGTSHYWLQGKWSYECKGCRFRTSLRSGTIMESSKLPFLVWYKTMFLMSCTKKGFSTNELQKQLGLKRYEPVWAMVHKLRRAMGNRDARYTLEGMIELDEGYFSVASKEIERGKGTRGRGAEGKQNVAVMAESTPLEDIETGKKEKHVRYFKARVLDSHQSEGINGVVRDCMEDDAIVFSDKSTSYVDISDLVELHVTEKSDAKTTKETLKWVHIAISNAKRTLLGNYHKIKRKYLQLYLNEFIYKLNRRYFGDKLFDRLVIANITGA